In the Paenibacillus sp. FSL R7-0337 genome, ATGAAGATGTGACGCTATCCGTCATTCCGCAAGCACAATTTCTAATCTATGTAATGGGTAAATCTCTGACAGATTATGATGTGAAATTTCTTCGGAAAATTGAGGCGATGGGTATTGAACTGATCTTTATAAGAACAAAGCTTGATGAGATTAAACCATCCGAAGAATCGCTCGAAGATTTGCTTCAATTGGAGAATACAAAGCTGCAAAGCCATTTTGAGAGAACCCGTCCTTTTTTTGCTATAACTAGTGAAAGTGAATTACTAAGGCGATCAGAGTGGCAGTGGCGAATTAATGCTGTACAAGATTATATCTCTAGTCAGATTAATCCCCGTCTGCAGGATTTATGGAATCATAGTTTGGGACAAAGGCTTCTAATCTTAGGAAGAGACTTTATGTGCAACTTGAAAGAGAAACAGGAGTTGCTGCAATCAGCGGGCAGTGTAAACGTAGAAATGTTGCAGGAGCAAGTGACATTCTTGGAGAATCAGATCCAATCCATTACTAAGTCGCATTATACCAACAGTAAACGAATTCAGTCTGAACTGGCTCCCTTTCAATTGAAAATGAAGAGTGATGCCAATCAGTATATGGAAGATTGTGCAGCTAAATTTGAGCGGAATGTTTCCCTTCAATCCAGTATAGAGGCTATGAAGAAATGGACACAGAACAGCGCTCTAGAGCAGGTTGAAGAATACATGCAGCGTATTCAAATGATGTTTACCAATTACACACAGCAAATGATTGAACAGGGCTTCAAAGAGGCGAAAAGCCGCATTCAAGAAATATCTGAGCAATTGGAGAGTACGTTGAATCTTAAAAAGCCCTTCAAGCTTAACCTGCCTGATACTGACCGGATTAATCATGTGCGGCAGTATGCTGTTGACCAGCTGCAGGAAGAACTGGAGTTATTAGCTGAATTACTGCAGCAAAGTGATGACGAGCTCAGTAAGTATGATTTGACCACAGAAAAGGTCCAAGCTATGGCGCAAGAGATGGGGCGTTTCGTCTCCGAAGCCCGAAGCGAAGTAGATGGCATTGAAACCTATACTCCACAAATGAAATTCGTTGAAGGAAACCAAAATATATCTGAACTAATGGGGCAAATTGGAAATATTGCTGACTGGCTGACCCTACTTATTCCCGGAAAAAACGCAGCAACTATTGTAACAAAGGTGGAAAAGGTCGCTAAGATTTCTAAGGTTACTCAAATTGCCCAGAGGATTAATGTATCTACCAAAACCCTGCAAGCTGCAACCAAGACGATAGAAACAGCAGCCAAAGGGGTGGACTTGCTCAAGAAAGTCGATAAGGCTAAAGATATTTTAAATGATGCGAAAGACTTTCAGAGTCAGGCTCGCCAAATAATCCCCAAAGAACAATCAGGGTTGCTGGATTTGATCACGCTGGAATATTGGTTTAGTAAGGCTGGAAAACTGTTTGATACGCCGTCTCATTATGAGTTGGATAAAATTGCAGAAGCTGGGTACCTCAATCGGAAGCGGGAGTTGGAGCAGCGACATTTACAGGCTATTCAGAAGGAATTAAATCAACTGGAGGAACTACATCTACTCCGTAAGAAAGAAGATAGATTGAAGAAGGAGAAAGAGCTCCAGCTTAGAAATCAAAAATCTCTTGAGAAGCAACTACAGGTGGAACGGGAAAGGGTTGGCAAAGAGGCGGCGGTAACGTATGCTCAGCAGTTGACAAGACTGTTCGAGGAGGAGCTTTCTAGAGTTCATGCCATGCTTCTGACAGAGATCGAACAAGCGTATCGAAATCAGGTGCAAGCAATCATTATATCGGCGACCATTGAGAGTAAGCAGCGAATAGAATCCATGCAAGATAATTTGCAGAAGCTATTGGAAGAGAAACATCATAAGACAGCTGATAAGGATCGGGCTGTTCAGCAAGTTACTGCTTTTCTAGAATTTTTGAATGTGACTGCTGAAGGTTTGGAAGGCGACGATGTATGCATCCATTAAAGCGTCTATTGCAGGCTCATCGTCCTGTCTTTGTTGCAGGTATGTTAGGCATGGAGCGGTATGATTGGTTCCGTAACCTACTCGATCCTGTATTCAGAAACTTAATTCCAGCCCGAGAGACAGACATGGAAACCGATACTCTTCTTTTCTTTTTCCCAAGTCGGCAAAATATAGCCTGGGCGGAGTTGGAAACGGGGGGAATCATATCATTACCACTTAACGGCGAGATTCCTTCTCGTATTATCGCTAACTATTTTCCTGTATCGCATAATTTGATGCCGAATGGATTTATTTTTATTGTATTGCCTTCTTTCGGAAAATCTTTTGACCTGAACTTGTCATTTATGGAACGATTTCAGGGGAAATTATGGCTAAAGCCTGATTCACGCCTCTTATGGGTGGATTGTTTCCCTTTTGCACAAAAAAACGCATTAGAAACTTTGGCTGAGTTTCATAGGAATCTTACTCCTCTGGATACAACGGTTGGCTTGCTTCGTTCCGGACGACGTTATGGTTATTCCGATCTGTCAGGAGAAGATACAGCCATAGAGCAAGCTAAAGAAGGATGGGCGAGCCTGGAATTATGTAACGAGACAGTAGTAATAGAATCGGAAGCAAACCGCAACCTGTTTAAGTCACTGCTTTATAAAAGGCGTTCCTATTACTCTCCTATTCAGTCTCATATCAAGCATGATGTAAAGGCAAAGTACATGCTCTTTCGCAAGTATTTTCATGAAGATTATCATTGGATGGTTTCCAAAGAAGTTACTGCAGATTTTGTAGATCCTGTTTTTTTATATGAGGAGTGGG is a window encoding:
- a CDS encoding dynamin family protein, which codes for MKKLINTYQEIASYLGDESSQHLLEGLASRHLNGEFYLPVIGQYSAGKSRFINTLLGIEYLPTKGNETTAFPTFIAYGEEEGAFVEHHNGSILSIEPQTLRSYRHNGDGITTGDIKALHLKLKNPLLEQGLIIIDTPGFNTLVRSHEDVTLSVIPQAQFLIYVMGKSLTDYDVKFLRKIEAMGIELIFIRTKLDEIKPSEESLEDLLQLENTKLQSHFERTRPFFAITSESELLRRSEWQWRINAVQDYISSQINPRLQDLWNHSLGQRLLILGRDFMCNLKEKQELLQSAGSVNVEMLQEQVTFLENQIQSITKSHYTNSKRIQSELAPFQLKMKSDANQYMEDCAAKFERNVSLQSSIEAMKKWTQNSALEQVEEYMQRIQMMFTNYTQQMIEQGFKEAKSRIQEISEQLESTLNLKKPFKLNLPDTDRINHVRQYAVDQLQEELELLAELLQQSDDELSKYDLTTEKVQAMAQEMGRFVSEARSEVDGIETYTPQMKFVEGNQNISELMGQIGNIADWLTLLIPGKNAATIVTKVEKVAKISKVTQIAQRINVSTKTLQAATKTIETAAKGVDLLKKVDKAKDILNDAKDFQSQARQIIPKEQSGLLDLITLEYWFSKAGKLFDTPSHYELDKIAEAGYLNRKRELEQRHLQAIQKELNQLEELHLLRKKEDRLKKEKELQLRNQKSLEKQLQVERERVGKEAAVTYAQQLTRLFEEELSRVHAMLLTEIEQAYRNQVQAIIISATIESKQRIESMQDNLQKLLEEKHHKTADKDRAVQQVTAFLEFLNVTAEGLEGDDVCIH